In Rhodococcus pseudokoreensis, the DNA window GTGGCCCGACCGGTTGTTCGTCGTCGATCCCGCCCCGATCATCGGTGTCGTCGAACAACTCGGCCGCAAGGGTGGACGGGTCGCGGTGGCGCGGTGCCCGGGAAAATCGGACGCCGAGGACGCGTCGGAGTGGTTGCTCGACCGGTTGTCCCGTCTCGCACCGGAACTGAACGTCGAAACACAGATCGACGAGGCCGGGGGCGCGTTCCTGCTCGTTGTGCGGCTCCGCCACCCGTGAGTACTTGTTAACCGCCGGCGGTTAACAAGTACTCACGGGCGGGGGATCGGCGGATGCAGGGTGGTGGCGTTGCCCGGCCGGTACAGCTGGGCGCGCCTGCCGCCCGTCGATGCGGCGTCGGCCACGCCCTCGACGGGTTCGACGAATCCCCGCGTCCCCAGGACCTTGCGGCGGAAGTTCGCGCGGTCCCACGTCACGTCCCACACGGCCTCGTACACCGTCTGGAGGTCCCGGATCGAGAACGGGGTCTCCACGAAATGGGTTGACAACGTGGTGTATTCGAGTTTCGACCGCACCCGCTCGAGGGCGTCGGCGAGGATCTGCGCGTGGTCGAACGCCAGCGGCTCGCGGGACGCGTCCTCGACCGGCATCCAGTAGGCGTCGGCGGCGTCGGAACCGGCGGACGGCTCCGGCAGATTCGGCGCGAACGCCACGAACACCACCGACACGACCCGCATGCGCGGGTCGCGGCCCGGCTCGCTGTACGTCGCCAACTGTTCGAGGTGACCGGGGAAGCTGTCGAGTCCGGTCTCCTCCGCCAATTCGCGTCGCGCCGCGACGTCCGCCGATTCGTCGGCGTGGACGAAACCCCCGGGCAGCGCGGACATCCCCTGGAACGGCTCCTCGCCCCGTCGCACCAGCAGGACCGACAGCGAGGAGCCGCGCAGCGTGAACATCGCGAGATCGACGGTCACGGCGAACGGTGGATAGTCGGTTGCGTCGTACACTGTCTGTCAGCCTCCCAGCGGTGCGGCGAACGTCGATCGGTGGGCGAGTGCCTGTTCAGTGACCTGCGACGCGAGGTCGAGGCGCTCTGCTCGGTTCCCGGTCAGCATCACCCACGACCGCCCGGCGGCGGTGAGTGCATCGACGAACCACTCTGTCATCTCCTCCCGGATCGACTCTCCGTCCCGCAACCCATCCTGCACGAAGGGGACACCGACATGGTCGGTAATGAGGTACAGGGCGTGGCGCCCCGGCCGGTGGTCGTGCGCCCGGGTGCTGCCGGGGCCGAGGTAGCGCCGCTCCCACACGGTGGTCGCTTCTGCGTCGGTGTCGCAGATCGTCAGGGGTGACCCCGACCGCGCACCCGCTTCTTCCCACTCGTTCTGGATGCGGGCGATGTCGGCGAAATCCTGCCCGGTCCAGACGAGGTCGTCGACGCCGGCGGACGGGTCGGTGGCGCGGGCTCTCGCCAGCTTGTCGGCGGTTGCCGTGCGACCGTATTCGGGAACCCAGTGCGTGCGCCGCCAGATCCCGCCGCGGGCGCGGAAGCGCTGCGCCAGTGCGTGACTGACGGTGGTGGTGCCGGTGGATTCCGCGCCGAGCACCACGATCCGGGTGGTCAGCAACGCCTGCGCGGGCGCGTCGAGGTGTTCCCAGTTGCCGGCGAGGTCGCCTCGACAGCCGGTCCCCGAAATCGGGAACCGGACCCGCTCGGGGTCGACGGGGACGTGGACGGCGCCGAACCAGCGGGCGAGTTCGTCGCCGTACTTCTCGCTCGACACGACCACGTCGACGGCGATGCCGGTGACCTGTCGCACCGCGGCGCGCATGCACGCCACCTGCGCGGCCCACACCGGTCGCGACGCCAGGTCCATCGGGGCGTCGCACGCGATGCCGGTCACGGTCACCGTGCGGTCGCCCGCATGCGACTCCGCGAGGCAGGACACTCTGTCCGCCAGGGGAATCGACTCGACCCGGGACGCCATCACCACCACCGTCACTCGGGCCGCGACTTTCGCCGCCTCCCGGATCAGCAGGTGGTGCCCGGCGTGCGGGGGATAGAACTTTCCGATCACGAGTGCGTGGTCGTACATTTCGGTCACCGGCCCGCGGTCGTCGCGAGGGCAGGCAGTCCCGAAGACCGGCGCCACTCGCGGAGACCGCGGACGCAGAGCACGAGGAAACCGACGTACAGCAGGGCCGTCAGCGTCAGGCCCTTGTGCAGGTAGAGCGGGACGTAGACGAGATCGGCCGCAATCCACAGCAGCCACGATTCCCAGCGTTTGTTCACCTGCCCCCAGGTGGCCAGCAGCGAGAGGGCCGTGGTGACGGCATCCCAGAACGGGACCGTGGACGACGTCGCCGTGTGCAGGAGCACGGTCAGGGCGGCGGTGCCGACGACGCCGGTGCCGGCGAGCCACCGCCACTCTTCCCGCGACGTCCCGGTGACGGGCAACGGGTTGCCGGCGCGACCGCGGATCCACCGGATCCACCCGGCCGCGGCGAACGCGATGTAGACCAGTTGGAGGGCCGAGTCGGCGAAGAGTCCGGCTGCGTAGAACAGCAGGATCCAGACCAGGTTGTTCGCGATTCCGATCGGCCAGTTCCACGCGGACTGCCGGGCGACGAGCCAGACGCACACCGCGCCCGACGCGAAACCGAGCACTTCGGCCCAGCTCGTCGTCGTCCCGAACGACGTCACCGCGGCCGAATTCAGCCAGTCGACGAGTAGTGCGATCACGGGAACTCCTTGTAGTCGTAGTGACTACGGGACCGTATCACCGATGTGGTCAGTATGACTACAACTGGGGATGTCGTGGTGTCCCGCGGGAGGTGGGGGTACCGTCGGGACCACAACATGAATCCGACCTCGAGTGCGAAGGAATTCCGATGAATCTGGCTTTGACCGACGAGGAGCTGGCGTTCCGCGACGAGATGCGAACGTTCTTCACCACGCAGATTCCGGCGGAGATCCGCGAGCGGTACGCGCGTGGCGAAGAGGTGGGGAAGGAAGGCTTCATCGAGTCTCAGCGGATTCTGAACGCCAACGGGCTCGCGACGCCGCACTGGCCGGTCGAGTGGGGCGGCCGCGACTGGACGCCGGTGCAGAAGCACATCTGGCTCGACGAGTTGCAGCTCGCGTCGGTGCCCGAACCGCTCGCGTTCAACACCAGCATGGTCGGGCCCGTCATCGCGGCGTTCGGTTCGCAGGAGCAGAAGGAGAAGTTCCTTCCCGCGACCGCCAACCTCGACATCTGGTGGTGCCAGGGATTTTCCGAACCCGAGGCCGGTTCCGACCTCGCGTCGCTGAAGACCCGCGCCGTCCGCGACGGCGACGACTACGTGATCAACGGCCAGAAGACGTGGACCACTCTCGCGCAGCACGCCGACTGGATCTTCGTCCTCGCCCGCACCAACCCGGACGCCCCCAAGAAGCAGGCCGGCATCTCGTTCATCCTCGTCGACCTGAAGACACCCGGCGTCACGGTCCGCCCGATCAAATTGATCGACGGAGGCCACGAGGTCAACGAGGTCTTCTTCGAGGACGTGCGGGTGCCCGCCGAGAATCTCGTGGGTGAGGAGAACCAGGGCTGGAGCTATGCCAAGTTCCTGCTCGGCAACGAGCGCGCCGGCGTCACCCGCCTGGGATTCTCCAAGGTCCGGCTCGCGCAGGCGAAGAAGCGTGCCGCGGAGATCTCGGTCGGCGAGGGGACGCTGCTCGACGACCCGCTGTTCGCCGCCCGCATCGCGGAACTGGAGAACGAGATCGTCGCGCTGGAGCTCACCCAGCTGCGAGTGGTGGCCAGTTCGGCCGACGGCAAGCCGAACCCGGCGTCGTCGCTGCTGAAGCTGCGCGGGTCCGAACTGCAGCAGGCGACGCTCGAACTGCTGACCGACGTGGCGGGCCCCGACTCCCTTCCGTTCGCCGCCGGTGACGGCATTTCCTCACCACTCTGGGCGCAGCGGACGGCGCCGACCTATCTGAACTACCGCAAGGTTTCCATCTACAGCGGATCGAGCGAAGTGCAGCGCAGCATCATCGCCTCCTCGATCCTCGGATTGTGAGGGCGTGACATGGACTTCGAACTGACCGACGAACAGAAACTGCTGCGCGACACCACCCGTGAACTGCTCGGCCGCAGCTACGACGCGGAGAAGCGCAACGCCGTCACCGACACCGAGCAGGGGTGGAGCCCGCAGGTGTGGAAGCAACTCGCCGAGGTGGGGTTGCTCGGTCTGAGCTTCGATGAGGAAGACGGCGGGATGGGCGCCGGACCCGTCGAGGTGGCATCGGTGATGACCGAGATCGGCCGTCGTCTCGCGCCCGAACCCGTCCTCGACGCCGTGCTCGTGCCCGGCGGCCTGATCGCTGCGGCCGGCAGCGCGGAGCAGCGTCGCCGGATTCTCCCGGACGTGTCCGAGGGCACCCTCCTGCTGGCTTTCGCCGATCGGGAACCGGGCGTGCGCTGGCCGTCGGCGCGGGTGTCCACGACGGCGACGAAGGACGGCGACGCGTGGACGCTGACGGGTACGAAGAATCCGGTTCCCCACGGCGGCAGTGCGAACACGCTGGTCGTCAGCGCGGCACTCCCGGACGGCGGGGTCGGGCTGTTCCTCGTCGACGGCGACGCCACCGGTCTGACTCGCACCCCCTATGCGACCCACGACGGACTGCGGGCCGCGCAGGTGGAACTGTCCGGCACCCCGGCGGAGCCTCTCGGTGAGGGCGGCGACGCGTCTGCGGCGATCGAGGGCGCACACATCCGGGCGCAGGCGGCGCTGTGCGCGGAGGCCGTCGGCGCGATGGAGGAGGCGTTGCGGCTGACGACCGAGTACCTGAAGACGCGCAAGCAGTTCGGCGTCCCGATCGCGAAGTTCCAGACCCTCACCCACCGCGCGGCCGACATGTACGTGCTGCTGGAACTGGCCCGCAGCACGAGTCTCTACGCGACGATGTCGCTGGCCGACGGAACCGTCGACCCGGTGGTCGCGTCCCGCGCCAAGCTGCAGATCGGCCGGTCGGCCCGGACGATCGGGCAGGAAGCGATCCAGATGCACGGCGGCATCGGCATGACCGCCGAGTACCCGGTCGGCCATTACGTGAGCCGGCTGACCGCCATCGAACACACCCTCGGCGGCTCCGACGACCACCTGCGGGTGCTCGCGGCGGCGACGACCCAGGGCACCGTCAGCATCATCTAGTCCCACCCGTGAGTACTTGTTAACCGCCCGCGGTTAACAAGTACTCACGGGTGCAGGTCTCGGATTGGTATCGGAAAGAGTGTTTTCGACGTGTCGCACGAGGACCCCCGTGTGACGCAGCTAACGTTCTGCGCGCACATCAGAACTCACGGGGGATGTACGTATCTCGGTGAAGGAGCGTTGTCATGGGGTCCGGTCCAGTCAAAGCGATCATGTGGAGCCTGCTCGTCGTGGGACTCGTCGGTGCGGGAGTCGGGATCTCCGAACTGCACGTCCCGTGGACGGTTGCGTCGTTGATCGTCGCGTCGGTGTCCGGCCTGGTCCTGCTCAGGATCCGCGCCGACGCACACCCCGAATTGCACAGCGAGCGCCGGATGGCTGCCGGCTGACCCGCCGTCACCCCTGCTGGAGACCGTCCGCCCACCTGGCGATGTCGCCGCGTTCCAGCGCGAGCGCCAGCAGTTCCGGGAACTTGTCCGGCGTGCAGGCGAACGCGGGAATGCCGAGCGCGCCGAGGGCCGCCGCGTTGTCGTGATCGAACGACGGCGCGCCGTCGTCGGACAGCGCCAACAGCACCACGACCTGGACCCCGGCGTTCTTCATCGCCGCCATCCGGCGCAGCATCTCCGCGCGGATCCCGCCTTCGTACAGATCCGAGATCAGCACGAACAACGATTCCGCCGGCCTGTCGATCAGTGACTGGCTGTACGCGATGGCCCGGTTGATGTCGGTGCCGCCGCCGAGTTGCGTGCCGAACAGCACGTCGACCGGATCGGACAGCTTGTCGGTGAGGTCGACGACCGCCGTGTCGAACACGACCAGCGACGTCTTCAGCGCGCGCATCGATGCGAGCACCGCGCCGAACACGGACGCGTACACAACGCTCGACGCCATCGAGCCGGACTGGTCGATGGCGAGGACGACGTCACGGTGCACGGCCTGCGATCGGCGGCCGTAGCCGAGCAACCGCTCCGGCACCACCGTCTTGTGCTCGGGCAGGTAGTGCGCGAGGTTGGCGCGGATGGTGCGATTCCAGTCGATGTCGCGGTACCGAGGATTGGTGATGCGGGCCGAGCGGTTCAGGGCACCGGTGACGGCGGTTCTGGTCTTCTGCGCGATCCGGTCCTCCACCTCCCGGACCACCTTCTCGACGACCATCCGGGCGGTGGCCTTGCTGGTCTCGGGCATCACCCGGTTCAGGCTCAACAGGGTGCCGACGAGGTGGACGTCGGGTTCGACGGCATCGAGCAGTTCGGGTTCGAGGAGCAGTTGGGTGAGGCCGAGCCGGTCGATGGCGTCCTTCTGCATCACCTGCACGACGCTGCTCGGGAAGTAGGTGCGGATGTCGCCGAGCCAGCGCGCGACCTTCGGTGCCGATCCGCCGAGACCCGCAGTGCGGCGGCGGCTCTTCGACCCGTCGCTGCTGGTGTCGTACAGCGCGGCCAGTGCGCCGTCCATGGCCGCGTCCGTCTTCGACGCCAGTCCGCCGGTGGACTCCTCGGCGGCGTTGCCGAGCAGCAGCCGCCACCGCCGTAGCCGATCCGCGTCTTCGGTCACGACGTCACCCCCAGGATGTCGGCGACGGTGCGGATCGCGACGGTGCCGCGCCGGGCATCGACCTCGGCGGGAGCATCGGCCGTGGAGTCGCCCTCCACGGACTGCCCGATTGCCCGGCGTTCCCCGGTCTCGAAGCTGCCGAACGTGCGCCGCAGCAGTGGCAGCGCGTCAACGAAATCCTGTTCGCGCAGCCCCGACACCCAGCCGTCGAGCAGTCGCAGCAACTGCCGGTCGTGGACCAGCAGCAGGCCTCCGCCGCCGAGGAAGCCGTCGACCCACCCTGCCTTGGCGGCCGGTTCGGCGCCGACGGACAGTGCCCGCGACAGCCGGGTGGCGGCCTCGGTTTCGCTGACGGTGCCCGCGTCGCGGAGCAGTCGGACCATGCGCCCGATCACGAGGCCGTTCACGTCGCTGCGGTCGACGAGGCCGGTGAGCGTGCCGAGCCATCGCGCCGACGCGCGGTCGTCGTCGCGCAGCATCACCGCCGCGTGGACGTCGTCGACGGCGCGGCGCAGGTCGAGGGCGCTGTCGTCGTCCAGACCGGACATCGCCGACGGCAGTCCCGCGCAGATGCGGACGAGCAGGCTGTCGGTGACGCGGGTGAGGGACGAGACGTCGGTGCCGCGGACGTCGCCGTACCGCAGGGTGCGGGTCAGCGCGGGCAGCGCGTCCATCAGGTGCATGACGTCGTGGTCGAGCGTGGCCGCCGTCTCCAGCGCGCGCAACAGTTCGGCCAGGGCGTCGCGGAGATCCGACAGCAGCGCCTGCTCGAGCAGCCCGGTGAGCCGGGCGAGGGAGACGTCGCCGCCCGCCGCCTCCTCGCGCACCTTCGCCGTGGCCGCGGCCTCGACGGTGGTGCCCCACAGCGACGCCTCGATGATCGACACCGCCAGTTCGGGTTGCCAGGTGAGCGACCACGTCTCACGGAACGTGCCGGTGCCGCGGACGTCGCTGTCGGCCGGGGTGCCCCAGTCGACACCGAGGATCTGCAGGCGGTGCAGCAACCGGGACCGCGCGACGTCGTTGTCCCGGCGGAGGTCGAGGTCGATGGTCTTCTCGGTGGCCTGCTGCTTCAGGCGCAGGGTCTTCGCCCGGGCGCGCAGGTCGGCGTCGAGCGGAACGGTCGGGGTGTCGTCCGGGACGGCGCCGAGCGCCTCGCCGACGACGAGGCGACGCGTGATCAGGTCGAGCAGGACGTCGTCCCCGTCGCACATCACGGCGCGGGTGGCCTCGGTGACCTCGGAGAGACCGGCCAGCGGCCGCGCACGTAACGCGGCCAACGTGTCTGCAAGACGGACGGATTCGATGACGTGCGCACTCGACACCGGAAGGTCCTCGTCCCGCAGCACCCGCGCGACTTTCGTGAGCCACCGGGTGATCGTGCGGTCCGGGGCGGTGAACAGGTGGTGATACCAGCCGGGTGAGGTGATGCCTGCGCCGTATCCGGACGCCGTGGACAGCCGCGAATGCGTCCACGGCACCCACGTCAGCGACGTCTTGATCTTGGGTATTCCCTTGAGGATTCGCGCGTCCGCGGTGGCCGGTCCGAGTGGGCCGGCGAGTGCCGGGGCGTGCCAGGCGCCGCACACCACCGCTATCCGCAGAGCGCCGCCCTTGATCACCTTCCGCAGGGTCTGGCGCATGTACGCCTCGCGCCTGCGGGTGGGTTCGTCGAGTTGGACGGTGTCGCGCAGCGCGCTCATGGCATCGGTGATCGCGTCGAACGAGTCGGTCCCCGAACCGGATTCGATGACGGCGTCCCACCAGCGTTCGGTGTCGTCGTAGCCGGCCGCCGCGGCCAGTGCCGCCAGCGGATCCTCGGATTGGGACTCGGCCCGGTCGGCGGCGAGGGTGTTGGCGGCCGGAAGGTCGCAGAAGCGCACGTCGACGCCGCGTCCCGCCGCCCACGACAGCGCCTGCCACTCCGGGGAGAACACCGCGAACGGCCAGAACGCGGCCGTTCGGGGTTCGCCGGTGGCATACGCGAGCAGCGCGACCGGGGGTTCCATGGTGTCGGACGCGGTCAGCGCGACCAGCGGATCGGCGTCCGCGGGCCCTTCGATCAGGACGGCGTCGGGAACGAACTCGTCGAGCGCGCGGCGCACCGATCGTGCGGAACCGGGCCCGTGGTGGCGGATGCCGAAGACGCGGACGTCGCCCGCCGGCGGGCTCATCGCCCTGGTGCTCACCCGGTGACCTCGCGGCACGCCCGGTAGAAGTCGGCCCAGCCCTCCCGTTCGCGGACCACGGCCTCGAGGTATTCGGTCCACACCACCCGGTCGGCCACCGGATCCTTCAGCACGGATCCGAGGATGCCTGCGGCGACGTCGGAGGGTCGGAGCACCCCGTCGCCGAAATGCGCGGCGAGGGCGAGTCCGTTGGTGACCACGGAGATCGCCTCCGCCGTCGACAGCGTTCCGGACGGCGATTTCAGCTTGGTGCGACCGTCGCCGGTGGCGCCGGACCGCAGTTCCCGGAACACCGTGACCACGCGCCGGATCTCGTCGTCCGTCGCCGGGACCGCCGGCAGTTCCAGCGAAGACCCGAGTTGCTCGACCCGCCGCGCGACGATGGCGACCTCGTCCTCCTCGCTGGCGGGCAGGGGCAGGACGACCGTGTTGAAACGCCTGCGCAGCGCGGACGACAGGTCGTTGACGCCGCGGTCGCGGTCGTTGGCGGTGGCGATCAGGTTGAAACCCCGGGTGGCCTGCACCTCGGTGCCCAGTTCGGGGATCGGCAGCGTCTTCTCCGAGAGCACGGTGATGAGTGCGTCCTGCACGTCGGCGGGAATGCGGGTCAGTTCCTCGACCCGCGCGATCCGGCCGCCCTGCATCGCCGTCATCACCGGGGACGGAACGAGTGCGCCCGCGGTCGGACCCTCGGCGAGGAGCCTCGCGTAGTTCCAGCCGTACCGGATGGCCTCCTCCGGGGTACCCGACGTTCCCTGGACGAGCAGG includes these proteins:
- a CDS encoding NUDIX hydrolase, with product MYDATDYPPFAVTVDLAMFTLRGSSLSVLLVRRGEEPFQGMSALPGGFVHADESADVAARRELAEETGLDSFPGHLEQLATYSEPGRDPRMRVVSVVFVAFAPNLPEPSAGSDAADAYWMPVEDASREPLAFDHAQILADALERVRSKLEYTTLSTHFVETPFSIRDLQTVYEAVWDVTWDRANFRRKVLGTRGFVEPVEGVADAASTGGRRAQLYRPGNATTLHPPIPRP
- a CDS encoding AAA family ATPase, which gives rise to MYDHALVIGKFYPPHAGHHLLIREAAKVAARVTVVVMASRVESIPLADRVSCLAESHAGDRTVTVTGIACDAPMDLASRPVWAAQVACMRAAVRQVTGIAVDVVVSSEKYGDELARWFGAVHVPVDPERVRFPISGTGCRGDLAGNWEHLDAPAQALLTTRIVVLGAESTGTTTVSHALAQRFRARGGIWRRTHWVPEYGRTATADKLARARATDPSAGVDDLVWTGQDFADIARIQNEWEEAGARSGSPLTICDTDAEATTVWERRYLGPGSTRAHDHRPGRHALYLITDHVGVPFVQDGLRDGESIREEMTEWFVDALTAAGRSWVMLTGNRAERLDLASQVTEQALAHRSTFAAPLGG
- the pnuC gene encoding nicotinamide riboside transporter PnuC, which codes for MIALLVDWLNSAAVTSFGTTTSWAEVLGFASGAVCVWLVARQSAWNWPIGIANNLVWILLFYAAGLFADSALQLVYIAFAAAGWIRWIRGRAGNPLPVTGTSREEWRWLAGTGVVGTAALTVLLHTATSSTVPFWDAVTTALSLLATWGQVNKRWESWLLWIAADLVYVPLYLHKGLTLTALLYVGFLVLCVRGLREWRRSSGLPALATTAGR
- a CDS encoding acyl-CoA dehydrogenase family protein, whose product is MNLALTDEELAFRDEMRTFFTTQIPAEIRERYARGEEVGKEGFIESQRILNANGLATPHWPVEWGGRDWTPVQKHIWLDELQLASVPEPLAFNTSMVGPVIAAFGSQEQKEKFLPATANLDIWWCQGFSEPEAGSDLASLKTRAVRDGDDYVINGQKTWTTLAQHADWIFVLARTNPDAPKKQAGISFILVDLKTPGVTVRPIKLIDGGHEVNEVFFEDVRVPAENLVGEENQGWSYAKFLLGNERAGVTRLGFSKVRLAQAKKRAAEISVGEGTLLDDPLFAARIAELENEIVALELTQLRVVASSADGKPNPASSLLKLRGSELQQATLELLTDVAGPDSLPFAAGDGISSPLWAQRTAPTYLNYRKVSIYSGSSEVQRSIIASSILGL
- a CDS encoding acyl-CoA dehydrogenase family protein codes for the protein MDFELTDEQKLLRDTTRELLGRSYDAEKRNAVTDTEQGWSPQVWKQLAEVGLLGLSFDEEDGGMGAGPVEVASVMTEIGRRLAPEPVLDAVLVPGGLIAAAGSAEQRRRILPDVSEGTLLLAFADREPGVRWPSARVSTTATKDGDAWTLTGTKNPVPHGGSANTLVVSAALPDGGVGLFLVDGDATGLTRTPYATHDGLRAAQVELSGTPAEPLGEGGDASAAIEGAHIRAQAALCAEAVGAMEEALRLTTEYLKTRKQFGVPIAKFQTLTHRAADMYVLLELARSTSLYATMSLADGTVDPVVASRAKLQIGRSARTIGQEAIQMHGGIGMTAEYPVGHYVSRLTAIEHTLGGSDDHLRVLAAATTQGTVSII
- a CDS encoding VWA domain-containing protein, producing the protein MTEDADRLRRWRLLLGNAAEESTGGLASKTDAAMDGALAALYDTSSDGSKSRRRTAGLGGSAPKVARWLGDIRTYFPSSVVQVMQKDAIDRLGLTQLLLEPELLDAVEPDVHLVGTLLSLNRVMPETSKATARMVVEKVVREVEDRIAQKTRTAVTGALNRSARITNPRYRDIDWNRTIRANLAHYLPEHKTVVPERLLGYGRRSQAVHRDVVLAIDQSGSMASSVVYASVFGAVLASMRALKTSLVVFDTAVVDLTDKLSDPVDVLFGTQLGGGTDINRAIAYSQSLIDRPAESLFVLISDLYEGGIRAEMLRRMAAMKNAGVQVVVLLALSDDGAPSFDHDNAAALGALGIPAFACTPDKFPELLALALERGDIARWADGLQQG
- a CDS encoding DUF5682 family protein; this translates as MSPPAGDVRVFGIRHHGPGSARSVRRALDEFVPDAVLIEGPADADPLVALTASDTMEPPVALLAYATGEPRTAAFWPFAVFSPEWQALSWAAGRGVDVRFCDLPAANTLAADRAESQSEDPLAALAAAAGYDDTERWWDAVIESGSGTDSFDAITDAMSALRDTVQLDEPTRRREAYMRQTLRKVIKGGALRIAVVCGAWHAPALAGPLGPATADARILKGIPKIKTSLTWVPWTHSRLSTASGYGAGITSPGWYHHLFTAPDRTITRWLTKVARVLRDEDLPVSSAHVIESVRLADTLAALRARPLAGLSEVTEATRAVMCDGDDVLLDLITRRLVVGEALGAVPDDTPTVPLDADLRARAKTLRLKQQATEKTIDLDLRRDNDVARSRLLHRLQILGVDWGTPADSDVRGTGTFRETWSLTWQPELAVSIIEASLWGTTVEAAATAKVREEAAGGDVSLARLTGLLEQALLSDLRDALAELLRALETAATLDHDVMHLMDALPALTRTLRYGDVRGTDVSSLTRVTDSLLVRICAGLPSAMSGLDDDSALDLRRAVDDVHAAVMLRDDDRASARWLGTLTGLVDRSDVNGLVIGRMVRLLRDAGTVSETEAATRLSRALSVGAEPAAKAGWVDGFLGGGGLLLVHDRQLLRLLDGWVSGLREQDFVDALPLLRRTFGSFETGERRAIGQSVEGDSTADAPAEVDARRGTVAIRTVADILGVTS
- a CDS encoding ATP-binding protein, which gives rise to MTEIAAVPADLLRPHAEQAYADELAALAAQDTRPRPPSWKLSPWAVVTYLLGGELDDGTVITPKYVGPRRLIEVAVATLATDRALLLLGVPGTAKTWVSEHLSAAVSGESTLLVQGTSGTPEEAIRYGWNYARLLAEGPTAGALVPSPVMTAMQGGRIARVEELTRIPADVQDALITVLSEKTLPIPELGTEVQATRGFNLIATANDRDRGVNDLSSALRRRFNTVVLPLPASEEDEVAIVARRVEQLGSSLELPAVPATDDEIRRVVTVFRELRSGATGDGRTKLKSPSGTLSTAEAISVVTNGLALAAHFGDGVLRPSDVAAGILGSVLKDPVADRVVWTEYLEAVVREREGWADFYRACREVTG